Sequence from the Anaerolineae bacterium genome:
GGCCGGTGAAAATCAAATGCAACATCCCCCGCGAGGCGGCGCTGGTCATCCAGGAACGGGCAGTCTTTTGGCCGGGGGTGGATGTGGAAATCGAGCCGGTGCGTGATTACCCCACCGGTTACCTCACCGCTAATGTGATCGGCTTCCTGGGCCCCGTGCCCGAGGCCCTGGTGGATTACTATGTCAACCAGAAAGGGCTGGATCCCAACCGTGACAAGGTGGGTTACGCAGGAGTGGAACTGTACTATCAGGATGAGTTGGCCGGGCGCAACGGTCGCCGCGTGGTGGAAGTGGATGTGGCCGGGCAGATTTTGCGTGATGTGGAACCGCCCACGCCTCCCAAACCGGGCGCGAATCTGGTGCTCTCCATCGACACTCGATTGCAAGAGGCGGCCTATCACATTTTGGTGGATCAAATTCGCTATCTTAACGCCCGTTATCCTATGGCTGATGGGACGCCGCGCACCTCCAACGGCGTAGTCATCGCCATGAACCCCAAGACGGGGGAAATCCTGGCGATGGTTTCGTACCCTACCTATGAAAACAATCGTCTCACTCGCTTCATCCCGGCGGATTACTATCAGATTTTGGCGACCGACCCTAACAAACCGTTGCTGAACCACGCCATTTCGGCGGAACATCCCCCGGGCTCCACTTTCAAATTGACCACGGCCACCGGGGCGCTGAACGAGGGGGTGGTCACCCTGGACAAGATCATCGACGCTCCGGGCGTCATCACCCTTACCGAGAAGTATTTCGCCAACGACCCTGGCAAAGCCCGCCAGTTCGTGGATCACAACTGGCAGAGCGGTGGGTTTGGCAAGATCGACTTCTTGCACTGCATTGCCTACTCGTCCAATGTCTGTTTTTACAAGTTGGGCGGTGGCTACGATGATGAAATCAAGCCGGGGCTGGGCATCTGCCGCTTGGGAACCTACGCCCACGCCCTGGGCTACGGCGCGCCCTCGGGGATTGATCTCCCAGGCGAGGCCAGCGGTCTGATCCCTGATCCCACCTGGAAGCGCATCTACAAAGGCGAAAACTGGTCCACCGGCGACACATACATCGCCAGCGTGGGGCAGGGATATGTGCTGGCCACCCCCTTGCAGGTGCTGCTCTCGGTGGCCACCATCGCCAACAACGGCAAACTGATGCAACCCCAACTCGTGCGCGAAATCGTGGACGCCGAGGGGCATGTCATCCGTCCCTTTAGCCCCATTCTCAAGTGGGACATCACCAAGGACCCGGTCATCGATGTTTACGAGAACCCCGGCGGAATTGGCAGTTGCAAACCCACTGGCGAAAAGAAAACGGTGGACCCGTGGGTGATCCAGCAGGTGCGCCGGGGAATGCGCATGGCGGTCATCGAGGAGCCTTACGGCACCCTGCTCAGGGCTTTCGAAGGCTTCCCCATCGCCGTGGCGGGCAAGACCGGCACCGCGGAATACTGCGACAACAAGGCCCAGCAACGCGATTTGTGCAAATTTGGCGCCTGGCCCACCCATGGCTGGACGGTGGCCTTCGCGCCTTATGAAGACCCCGAAATCGCCGTGGTCGCTTTTGTGTACAACGGTGGGGAGGGGGCGGTGGCCGCCGGACCTATCGTGCGTCGGGTGATGGAGGCCTACTTTGCTTTGAAGGCCGCCAGCCCCTGAGCCCCGTGGCTCTATGCTATACTTACTCCGATGAGAGCATTTCAGGCCCGCCCACAGGGAATGGCCGTGAGGGAAACCTTGTCTCCTTCTGCGCTGGTCAAAGTCAAAGGCGTCCGCGATGGGCTGTTGGTCACCCTGGCCGAAGGGGAATGGGCCGAGGTGCGGCAGGCCCTCCTGGCCCTGATCCGCGAAAAGCAGGACTTCTTTCGCGGAGCCAGGCTGGCCCTGGATGTGGGCCAGCGGGCCGTGCGCGCTGCCGACCTGGGCAAATTGCGGGACGAGTTGGCCGACCACGAAGTCACCTTGTGGGCGGTGCTCAGCGGCTCTCCGAAAACCCAGGCCAACGCCCAGGCTTTAGGCTTGGCGACCCGGCTTTCCAAACCCATGCCCCAGCGGGCCGCGCGGCCTCGTCCCCCCTTCCTGGGGCAGGAGGCCTTGTTGGTGCCCCGCACCTTGCGTTCAGGGATGCGGGTGGAGTACGAGGGGCATGTGGTGGTCTTTGGGGATGTGCATCCCGGCGCGGAGATTGTGGCCACCGGCCATGTCATCGTTTGGGGTCGCTTGCGGGGCACCGTGCACGCCGGCGCCCGTGGAGATACCCAGGCCGTGGTGTGCGCCCTGGACCTGGCGCCTACTCAGTTGCGCATCGCTGAGGTGATCGCCACGGCGCCCCCCCGGCGCGGTAAGCCCCATCCCGAAGTGGCCCGCCTGCAGGATGGGAAGGTGGTGGCCGAACCCTGGGACGCCTGACAGCAACCTCTACCCGGAGAGAAAAGCGCATGAGCGGAAAAGTGTTGACTATCACTTCAGGAAAAGGCGGCGTGGGTAAGACCACGGCCACGGCCAACATCGGCGCGGCGCTGGCCGCCCAGGGCCAGAAAGTGGTCTGTTTGGACGCCGATATCGGATTGCGTAACCTGGATTTGGTGCTCGGCCTGGAAAATCGCATCGTGTACGACCTGGTGGATGTGGTCGAGGGGCGCTGTCGCTTGCGTCAGGCGATGATTCGCGATAAACGCCTGCCCAACCTGTTCTTACTTCCCGCGGCCCAGACACGGGATAAGACCGCCGTCTCGCCCAGCGACATGGTGCGGGTGTGCGAGGAGTTGCGCGGCGAATACGATTGGATCCTTATCGATTCGCCGGCTGGTATCGAGCGCGGCTTTCGCAATGCCCTGGCTCCGGCCGATGAGGTCATCGTCATCACCAACCCGGAGGTCTCGGCGGTGCGTGACGCGGATCGTATCATTGGTCTGGTGGAGGCCGAGGAGAAAGGCCCCATCCATCTCATCATCAACCGCCTGAACCCGCAGATGGTCAAGAAGGGAGACATGTTGACCGCTGAGGATGTGTTGGAATTGCTGGCCGTTCGCCTGTTGGGCATTGTGCCGGAAGACGAAACGGTGGTGGTCAACACCAACCGGGGGATGCCGGTGTCCCTGGACGGAAAGAGCAAGGCCGGTCAGGCGTTTCGCAACATCGCCCTGCGCCTGCTGGGGCAAGAGGTGCCTTTCGAGACCTGGGATGAAGACGGCTCGTTCTTGGGGCGGATTACGCGGTTGTTCCGGGGAGGGGATTAGCCATGAAATTGCTCGACCGCCTTGCCGGGAAGGAGCAGAGTGCGCGTCAGGCCAAGGACCGCTTGAAACTGGTGCTCATCCACGACCGCACCGAACTTACCCCGGCGCAGTTGGATGCGTTGAAGGATGAGTTAATCGAGGTGATTTCTCGCCACCTGCCTATCAACCGCGATGAGGTGCGGATTGCCCTCCATGCCGATGGCCGCGAGCAGCGGTTGGTGGCGGATATCCCGCTGCACCCCAGGCGGAAGAGGCGATAACCCCCATGCGGCGAAGTGTGGCCTGGCAAGATTTCGATTTTGTGTTGTTGGCCCTGGTGGCGACCACCACGGCTCTGGGCGTGGCCATCATCCGCTCGGCCGTGGCGGGCAACCAGGTGCTCAGCGGTCTTCCCGCCCGGCAGTTGATTTTCGCCGGGGTGGGCTTCGTCACTTTGATCCTGATCGCCCTGGTGGACTATCATTATTGGATTTTTCTGGGCCGTTATCTGTATTTTTTGACCATCGGCCTGTTGCTCTTCCTCAACATCGTGGGCGAGGCGCGCTTTGGCTCGGCGCGCTGGATTGATACCGGCTTTTTCCTCATTCAGCCCTCGGAGTTCGCCAAAATCGTCATCATCGTCACCACGGCGGATTTCCTCAGCCGTCACAAAGAGCAACTACGGCAACTGCGCTGGGTGATCCTCAGTTTTCTTTACACCATGGGGCTGGTGATCTGGGTGCTGGTGCAGCCG
This genomic interval carries:
- the minE gene encoding cell division topological specificity factor MinE, with protein sequence MKLLDRLAGKEQSARQAKDRLKLVLIHDRTELTPAQLDALKDELIEVISRHLPINRDEVRIALHADGREQRLVADIPLHPRRKRR
- the minC gene encoding septum site-determining protein MinC translates to MSPSALVKVKGVRDGLLVTLAEGEWAEVRQALLALIREKQDFFRGARLALDVGQRAVRAADLGKLRDELADHEVTLWAVLSGSPKTQANAQALGLATRLSKPMPQRAARPRPPFLGQEALLVPRTLRSGMRVEYEGHVVVFGDVHPGAEIVATGHVIVWGRLRGTVHAGARGDTQAVVCALDLAPTQLRIAEVIATAPPRRGKPHPEVARLQDGKVVAEPWDA
- the mrdA gene encoding penicillin-binding protein 2, with protein sequence MSEASISKDPIAPWRITTFILVLGVALGVFIARLFSMQVLHYEEWVARAEENRIEELNIPAPRGAIFDRNGIVLARNIASYNVVITPAYLPDDPGMVDEIFAELSRLTGVPINQGEISPDNPYVPCRSHHGVRQIVYYGETTAPYRPVKIKCNIPREAALVIQERAVFWPGVDVEIEPVRDYPTGYLTANVIGFLGPVPEALVDYYVNQKGLDPNRDKVGYAGVELYYQDELAGRNGRRVVEVDVAGQILRDVEPPTPPKPGANLVLSIDTRLQEAAYHILVDQIRYLNARYPMADGTPRTSNGVVIAMNPKTGEILAMVSYPTYENNRLTRFIPADYYQILATDPNKPLLNHAISAEHPPGSTFKLTTATGALNEGVVTLDKIIDAPGVITLTEKYFANDPGKARQFVDHNWQSGGFGKIDFLHCIAYSSNVCFYKLGGGYDDEIKPGLGICRLGTYAHALGYGAPSGIDLPGEASGLIPDPTWKRIYKGENWSTGDTYIASVGQGYVLATPLQVLLSVATIANNGKLMQPQLVREIVDAEGHVIRPFSPILKWDITKDPVIDVYENPGGIGSCKPTGEKKTVDPWVIQQVRRGMRMAVIEEPYGTLLRAFEGFPIAVAGKTGTAEYCDNKAQQRDLCKFGAWPTHGWTVAFAPYEDPEIAVVAFVYNGGEGAVAAGPIVRRVMEAYFALKAASP
- the minD gene encoding septum site-determining protein MinD → MSGKVLTITSGKGGVGKTTATANIGAALAAQGQKVVCLDADIGLRNLDLVLGLENRIVYDLVDVVEGRCRLRQAMIRDKRLPNLFLLPAAQTRDKTAVSPSDMVRVCEELRGEYDWILIDSPAGIERGFRNALAPADEVIVITNPEVSAVRDADRIIGLVEAEEKGPIHLIINRLNPQMVKKGDMLTAEDVLELLAVRLLGIVPEDETVVVNTNRGMPVSLDGKSKAGQAFRNIALRLLGQEVPFETWDEDGSFLGRITRLFRGGD